A genomic window from Aethina tumida isolate Nest 87 chromosome 4, icAetTumi1.1, whole genome shotgun sequence includes:
- the LOC109596002 gene encoding uncharacterized protein LOC109596002 isoform X1 has protein sequence MIDKYIVLLVVLAYVYCELPNYIKVCQSNDVNLDSCIINSIEELRPKLKEGIEELNVPPIEPLLLDEIQMRSGPRTAKIDANITNLKVWGASDFKILSLKPVLEKNKFMFKATIPSLYFEGDYDVDLNLLLLKFQGKGPITGNLTDYTFDCVLRGKRITRNDKQYLEFKKMAIHVHIGANSVLKMGNIFAGDPQIAKATNEVISENSDLFLEEIRPVLENSLAVKFTNIANQITKRFTYDELFP, from the exons ATGATtgacaaatatattgttttactaGTGGTTCTTGCATATGTGTACTGTGAACTGC cGAACTACATAAAAGTTTGTCAATCCAATGACGTCAACTTGGACAGCTGCATAATTAACTCCATAGAAGAACTCAGGCCGAAACTGAAGGAAGGAATCGAAGAACTAAACGTGCCACCAATCGAACCTTTGCTGCTCGACGAGATACAAATGAGAAGCGGACCGAGAACCGCAAAGATCGACGCCAACATCACCAACCTCAAAGTCTGGGGCGCGtccgattttaaaattttgagtctCAA GCCCGTTTTGGAGAAGAACAAGTTCATGTTTAAGGCAACGATTCCGTCTTTGTACTTCGAGGGTGACTACGATGTGGACTTGAACTTGTTGCTGCTGAAGTTCCAGGGCAAGGGGCCGATTACTGGAAATCTAA CTGATTACACTTTCGACTGCGTGCTTCGAGGTAAGAGGATCACGAGGAACGACAAGCAGTATCTGGAGTTCAAAAAAATGGCAATACACGTCCACATAGGTGCCAACTCGGTTTTGAAAATGGGAAACATATTTGCCGGAGATCCGCAAATCGCAAAGGCTACAAACGAAGTGATTTCAGAAAATAGTGATTTGTTCCTGGAGGAAATTCGACCAGTTTTGGAGAACTCGTTGGCGGTGAAGTTCACCAACATTGCAAATCAAATAACAAAGCGATTCACATACGACGAACTTTTTccctaa
- the LOC109596004 gene encoding uncharacterized protein LOC109596004: MKSNQIVNILLNVIFVVVQITSSKELPSWINKCRADDENIGKCIQQNVEVVQTRLLNGVPELRLPSFNPLEIQEATIQNPGDFKGRFTDIKIYYADEFLMPFLKVNLPSNHVELKLKFPRMRINSTYHFSGKVLGLNIVGEGPSDGNFTNIEGTFVLNGTRIKKNGQEYIKFNDLDMDLDIGKPKFEFVDLFKNNKELTDRTNEVVNENIESIIEELHPVLNEIIKNVVLSLISGVFDKYSFNELFS, from the exons atgaaaagcaatcaaatagtaaatattttgctgAATGTGATTTTTGTCGTTGTGCAAATTACGTCGTCTAAAGAATTGC CTTCTTGGATAAACAAATGCAGAGCCGACGATGAAAACATAGGAAAGTGCATCCAACAAAATGTGGAAGTGGTCCAGACGAGACTCCTGAATGGAGTTCCGGAGCTCCGGTTGCCTTCGTTCAATCCTTTGGAAATCCAGGAGGCGACCATACAAAATCCCGGAGATTTTAAAGGCCGATTCACCGACATCAAAATCTACTACGCCGATGAGTTCCTGATGCCGTTTTTGAAGGTAAATTTGCCTTCGAATCATGTGGAATTGAAACTGAAATTTCCTAGGATGCGCATCAACTCCACCTACCATTTTAGTGGGAAAGTTTTGGGACTTAACATTGTGGGGGAGGGGCCTTCAGACGGTAACTTCA caAATATTGAAGGAACATTTGTACTAAATGGAACgaggattaaaaaaaatggacaagaatatattaaatttaacgacTTAGACATGGATTTAGATATTGGCAAACCGAAGTTCGAATTCGTGGACTTGTTCAAAAACAACAAGGAACTGACTGACAGAACCAACGAAGTAGTAAACGAAAACATCGAAAGTATAATTGAGGAACTGCATCCAGTgctaaatgaaattattaaaaacgtaGTTTTGTCATTAATTTCTGGAGTGTTCGATAAGTACTCCTTTAATGAACTGttttcataa
- the LOC109595981 gene encoding protein takeout, translated as MKLYNVLLVCACLCMVQSAKKLPSYFPQCSRDDPKLNQCLMKAAETVRPYLLKGVPELSIPSIEPFGIPEVTLEQGTDALNIKAVLHNTTIHGLGNYKFSKFEFDVEKYEFRAKAIVKPISLEGDYKVNGRILVAPIEGQGQFTAAIESADVDFYQKVQRTKNKKGIEFLTPTYTNTSIRVDKPKAHLTGLFGGNEELNSVTNRIINDNVDVLFEEIRPVIEKILTDVLNNILLQAFETQIPFDDLYPPKK; from the exons atgaagcTCTACAACGTCCTATTAGTTTGTGCTTGTTTGTGTATGGTTCAATCAGCAAAAAAACTAC CTTCGTATTTTCCCCAATGCAGCAGAGACGACCCAAAACTGAACCAATGCTTGATGAAAGCCGCAGAAACTGTCAGACCTTACCTGCTGAAAGGCGTACCGGAACTGAGCATCCCGTCAATCGAGCCCTTCGGAATACCGGAAGTGACCCTTGAACAAGGAACCGACGCCCTGAACATCAAAGCCGTTTTACACAACACGACCATCCACGGTTTGGGCAACTACAAGTTTTCCAAATTCga ATTTGACGtcgaaaaatatgaatttaggGCGAAAGCCATTGTGAAGCCAATCAGTTTGGAGGGAGATTATAAAGTAAATGGTAGAATTTTGGTTGCACCAATTGAAGGGCAGGGTCAATTCACTGCTGCCATAG agaGTGCCGATGTAGActtctaccaaaaagtgcaacgaaccaaaaacaaaaaaggaaTAGAATTCCTCACACCAACCTACACCAACACTTCCATTCGAGTGGACAAACCGAAGGCCCATTTGACCGGACTCTTCGGTGGAAACGAGGAACTGA attcGGTAACAAACAGGATCATTAACGACAACGTGGACGTGCTGTTTGAGGAAATTAGACCTGTGATAGAGAAAATTTTGACTGATGTCCTCAACAACATTCTTCTACAGGCATTCGAGACCCAAATTCCTTTCGACGATCTTTACCCACCAAAGAAATAA
- the LOC109596002 gene encoding uncharacterized protein LOC109596002 isoform X2, with translation MFKQYILLVATAAVQCTLPNYIKVCQSNDVNLDSCIINSIEELRPKLKEGIEELNVPPIEPLLLDEIQMRSGPRTAKIDANITNLKVWGASDFKILSLKPVLEKNKFMFKATIPSLYFEGDYDVDLNLLLLKFQGKGPITGNLTDYTFDCVLRGKRITRNDKQYLEFKKMAIHVHIGANSVLKMGNIFAGDPQIAKATNEVISENSDLFLEEIRPVLENSLAVKFTNIANQITKRFTYDELFP, from the exons atgtttaaacaatatattttattagttgccACCGCAGCTGTACAATGTACTTTAC cGAACTACATAAAAGTTTGTCAATCCAATGACGTCAACTTGGACAGCTGCATAATTAACTCCATAGAAGAACTCAGGCCGAAACTGAAGGAAGGAATCGAAGAACTAAACGTGCCACCAATCGAACCTTTGCTGCTCGACGAGATACAAATGAGAAGCGGACCGAGAACCGCAAAGATCGACGCCAACATCACCAACCTCAAAGTCTGGGGCGCGtccgattttaaaattttgagtctCAA GCCCGTTTTGGAGAAGAACAAGTTCATGTTTAAGGCAACGATTCCGTCTTTGTACTTCGAGGGTGACTACGATGTGGACTTGAACTTGTTGCTGCTGAAGTTCCAGGGCAAGGGGCCGATTACTGGAAATCTAA CTGATTACACTTTCGACTGCGTGCTTCGAGGTAAGAGGATCACGAGGAACGACAAGCAGTATCTGGAGTTCAAAAAAATGGCAATACACGTCCACATAGGTGCCAACTCGGTTTTGAAAATGGGAAACATATTTGCCGGAGATCCGCAAATCGCAAAGGCTACAAACGAAGTGATTTCAGAAAATAGTGATTTGTTCCTGGAGGAAATTCGACCAGTTTTGGAGAACTCGTTGGCGGTGAAGTTCACCAACATTGCAAATCAAATAACAAAGCGATTCACATACGACGAACTTTTTccctaa
- the LOC109595997 gene encoding uncharacterized protein LOC109595997 — MKYLIVFVCALVAVQGRQLPEYLREFACTRYDPEFEKCVFRGFESARPYFMKGIPELGLPPMDPFELPVMTVDRTINDLVSIKAVLRNVKMTGARNTVIDYLKADAINGTGEIRLSIPYCDLEMEYDVSGQLLSIPLHSKGYFQGNFTDTQLYVKGSVRRYQKDGKGEEYFRVGKLNTKITVGDGHIKLVAKNPELQFGADLIANFYNENPRRVMDAVNPIFVESSNELFRVVMDQILATLPASEWVPEK, encoded by the exons ATGAAGTATTTGATTGTGTTCGTTTGTGCTTTGGTAGCTGTACAAGGGAGGCAACTAc CTGAATATCTGAGGGAGTTTGCGTGTACAAGATACGATCCGGAATTCGAAAAATGCGTCTTCAGAGGTTTCGAAAGCGCCCGCCCCTATTTCATGAAGGGCATCCCGGAATTGGGACTGCCCCCAATGGACCCCTTCGAATTACCAGTGATGACTGTCGACAGAACCATCAACGACTTGGTCAGCATCAAGGCCGTCCTCAGGAACGTCAAGATGACGGGTGCCAGAAACACAGTCATCGATTAtttgaa AGCTGATGCCATCAACGGTACCGGAGAAATTAGGTTGAGCATTCCCTATTGCGATTTGGAAATGGAATACGACGTGTCCGGTCAACTCCTTTCCATTCCACTTCACAGCAAAGGATACTTCCAGGGCAACTTCA CTGATACCCAATTGTACGTAAAAGGATCCGTAAGGAGATACCAAAAGGACGGTAAAGGTGAAGAGTATTTCAGAGTTGGAAAGCTGAACACCAAAATCACTGTGGGCGATGGTCATATCAAACTTGTCGCCAAGAATCCGGAACTTCAATTTGGAG CCGATCTTATCGCCAACTTCTATAATGAAAATCCCAGACGTGTGATGGACGCTGTTAATCCAATTTTCGTTGAGTCCTCCAACGAGTTGTTCAGAGTTGTCATGGATCAGATCCTTGCCACACTCCCAGCCAGTGAATGGGTgccagaaaaataa
- the LOC109595996 gene encoding uncharacterized protein LOC109595996, whose product MYLFYFVCFVAVSLASTASVLPKDFPVCGRKGDKSKIDQCMLETTEKIKSILIPGIRKLNFPPLNPLVIPEINLEQGSDSATYKASVKNVAVFGLENYKFQKLDFNFEQHKTAAVVDIPGIYIEGLYVISGKILSAPIEGEGLCKFNISHVKAVLDVNSKVEKVDGVEYLKHYQYDLKLDIGPVTSHSIEGLFKDNEVLSKAVKDTLQNNINDLVQTMKPAVEQVITDLFKSVYFKKLDTIPYDILFPPREN is encoded by the exons atgtatttgttttattttgtttgttttgttgcTGTGTCATTGGCGTCAACTGCCAGTGTTTTac CTAAGGACTTCCCAGTATGTGGCAGAAAAGGTGACAAAAGCAAAATCGACCAGTGTATGCTGGAGAcaactgaaaaaattaaatctatacTCATACCtggaataagaaaattaaattttcctccCCTCAATCCTTTGGTAATACCGGAAATTAACCTGGAACAGGGATCTGATTCTGCCACTTATAAAGCGTCCGTTAAGAATGTAGCAGTTTTTGGACTTGAAAactacaaatttcaaaaactaga TTTCAACTTTGAACAACACAAAACTGCTGCTGTCGTGGACATACCCGGGATCTATATTGAGGGACTTTATGTCATCAGTGGTAAAATCTTGTCCGCACCCATTGAAGGAGAAGGGCTGTGCAAATTTAACATCA GCCACGTTAAGGCTGTATTAGATGTCAATTCGAAAGTGGAAAAAGTAGATGGTGTCGAATATCTTAAGCATTACCAATACGATTTGAAACTGGATATTGGTCCAGTTACTAGTCACAGCATTGAGGGGCTTTTTAAAGACAACGAAGTATTAT CTAAGGCAGTTAAAGACACACTTCAAAACAACATCAACGACTTGGTGCAAACAATGAAGCCGGCAGTTGAGCAAGTAATAACAGATTTGTTTAAAAGTGTATACTTTAAGAAATTGGATACGATACCCTATGATATTCTGTTTCCTCCAAGAGAAAACTAa
- the LOC109595998 gene encoding protein takeout, which yields MGIHKLLLITLVCVFLNLVEAKPKLPTFMKVCHRSDPNLKDCIKQSVEQLRPLLAKGIPEFDIPSCEPLWIPEVSIDQGTGSVALQSNYKDIKVYGPSKFVIKFVKIDVDKNKMKIKIWLPRLEINSNYTMEGRILMMPIQGTGTTTGNYTDIDATVLMQGERVKKGEETYFNIKDFTVDFNIGKAEIQLNNLFNGDQELGEAMNLFLNDNWNHVANEIKPVLEDTIATLFKKFANKIFHKYPLDQLLPE from the exons ATGGGTATTCATaagttacttttaattacCTTGGTGTGTGTGTTCCTAAATTTAGTTGAGGCAAAACCGAAACTGC CCACGTTTATGAAAGTATGTCACCGTTCGGATCCGAATTTGAAAGACTGCATCAAACAGTCGGTGGAGCAGCTGAGGCCTCTTTTGGCGAAGGGTATTCCGGAGTTTGACATTCCCAGTTGTGAACCACTATGGATCCCCGAAGTCTCCATCGATCAAGGAACGGGATCCGTTGCCCTTCAGTCCAACTACAAGGACATCAAAGTCTACGGACCCTCCAAGTTTGTGATCAAGTTTGTCAA AATTGATGTGGACAAGAACAAGATGAAGATCAAGATTTGGCTGCCACGACTCGAAATCAACAGCAACTACACGATGGAAGGTAGAATTTTGATGATGCCAATCCAAGGAACTGGAACAACCACAGGAAATTACA CCGACATTGACGCGACAGTCTTGATGCAAGGAGAAAGAGTGAAGAAAGGCGAAGAAACCTACTTCAACATCAAAGACTTCACCGTCGATTTCAATATTGGCAAAGCCGAAATTCAATTGAACAACTTGTTTAACGGTGACCAAGAATTAg GGGAAGCCATGAACCTGTTTTTGAATGACAATTGGAACCACGTtgcaaatgaaataaaacctGTTCTAGAAGACACCATTGCGACACTTTTCAAGAAATTCGCCAACAAAATTTTCCACAAATATCCATTGGATCAGCTTTTGCCAGAATAA
- the LOC109595982 gene encoding beta-1,4-glucuronyltransferase 1-like has protein sequence MRLKQINKVLFICCLVLLVTILIKKKFKVCDVVPVLKISHEDPSTRIIECNDQILKPSIKQRGAFWVLYNYVRARRNFRCDESITLTAPADFRFLDNVAPLVQRWQGPISIALHAPGFDLSITLKSIAYLRKCTNPDVSEYVTFHIFFEQDQIYNTSKALKDLYVDEYDCFKGAPFYNYNSSKMYKTKHELLYPLNVARNIARDSAQTHFVFPSDIELFPSPNFIDKFLGMVRQNPDLFADDQKNVFVLPVFEVASNVKVPTSKTELQTMLSNGSAIIFHKSMCAHCHTVIGSDMWIKTKETPGLGVLTKGYREGKQKHWEPFFVQTHKEPLFDERIPWEGSGDRMDQVYSLCLMKYNFNILDNAFLVHKPGIKAQGSGNAKLQKYYDVWERSSNLLLGNITHELKSLYGENENCEIIKKIKVKRKKSKKP, from the exons ATGAGACTAAAGCAGATAAACAAAGTACTTTTTATATGTTGCTTGGTGTTACTAGTaacaatactaataaaaaaaaaatttaaagtttgtgaCGTAGTTCctgtgttaaaaatatctcaCGAAGATCCATCCACACGTATCATAGAGTGCAACGACCAAATACTCAAACCGTCGATAAAACAAAGAGGTGCGTTTTGGGTACTTTACAACTACGTTAGGGCTAGGAGGAATTTCAGATGTGACGAAAGCATAACACTAACAGCCCCTGCGGACTTTAGGTTCTTGGACAACGTAGCACCATTGGTGCAACGTTGGCAGGGACCTATCAGCATAGCTTTACACGCTCCTGGTTTTGACTTATCCATAACCTTGAAGTCCATCgcttatttaagaaaatgcaCGAATCCTGACGTAAGTGAGTACGTTACTTTTCACATCTTCTTCGAACAAGACCAGATTTACAACACG AGCAAAGCCTTGAAAGATTTGTATGTTGATGAGTACGACTGCTTCAAAGGCGCACCcttttacaattacaatagTTCAAAgatgtacaaaactaaacaTGAACTTTTGTACCCGCTTAATGTTGCTAGGAACATTGCCAGAGATTCAGCCCAAACTCACTTCGTGTTCCCTTCAGATATCGAATTGTTCCCGTCACCGAATTTCATAGACAAATTTCTGGGTATGGTACGTCAAAACCCGGATTTATTTGCGGACGATCAAAAAAACGTCTTCGTTCTGCCTGTGTTTGAGGTAGCGTCGAACGTAAAAGTACCTACCTCGAAAACGGAATTGCAGACAATGTTGAGTAACGGGAGTGCAATCATTTTCCATAAGAGTATGTGTGCTCATTGTCACACCGTTATCGGTAGTGATATGTGGATCAAAACTAAAGAAACCCCCGGATTGGGCGTCCTAACGAAGGGCTATCGAGAaggtaaacaaaaacattggGAGCCCTTTTTCGTACAAACTCACAAGGAGCCACTTTTTGATGAGCGCATCCCTTGGGAAGGATCAGGCGATAGAATGGATCAA GTTTACTCTCTGTGTCTGatgaagtataattttaatatcctgGATAATGCCTTTTTGGTTCATAAACCCGGAATTAAGGCTCAGGGATCTGGTAACGCgaaacttcaaaaatattatgacgTTTGGGAAAGAAGTTCAAATTTGCTCTTGGGCAATATCACTCACGAACTTAAGAGTTTATATGGGGAAAATGAGAATTGTGAAATCATAAAAAAGATTAaggttaaaagaaaaaaatcgaaaaaaccGTGA
- the LOC109595980 gene encoding uncharacterized protein LOC109595980, producing the protein MAVLLDSIVLILLIGQSYCVKDLPSYFPKCNSDLSRQQMEECLIKATETVRPFLQKGVPELGIPSISPLIIPQISLEQGTDTTNYQAYAKNVSLYGLDGYKFIRNDFDIENLTFHCEVKIPHLYLKGTYVINGKFLNVPIKGEGIFFSNITNSDGTLDIQSKLVTKKGEHHMEIENMETRIKVGEITDYGLDGLFNDNEVLDEFARERCTSVRQDRRKKMQHIRIIVCFVFVAIYQDVNGYKVRDAPLLTYRPPWLKACRRSDPEISSCVNELFGNMFPYLAVGIPEIKVDQFEPLPLDRVSISKGSGAITLAGSLYDMIVVGPSNSTPTYSDFNEEKKYWNFGLNLPLLDIKSQYNLKGNILVLPLLGHGDCEIKLSEIKTKVTTDFKFVTKENREVLELIDMTVKFKVGRMRVNFQNLFNGNKILGQTVNNFINQNAVEIIDELEESIGESLAKIFKDLMNNIFTKIPTDLWLLSDKEYEKYLEEQNSNNKTEAVTAANK; encoded by the exons ATGGCCGTGTTACTTGACAGTATCGTCCTGATCCTTCTTATCGGACAAAGTTATTGTGTTAAGGATTTAC cTAGTTACTTTCCAAAATGCAACAGCGACCTATCAAGACAACAAATGGAGGAATGCCTAATAAAAGCTACAGAAACAGTTCGTCCTTTTCTGCAAAAAGGTGTTCCTGAATTGGGAATTCCTTCAATATCACCGCTCATCATACCGCAAATTTCATTGGAACAAGGGACAGACACCACAAACTACCAAGCCTATGCCAAAAATGTTTCCTTGTACGGGTTGGatggttataaatttattagaaacga ttttGACATCGAAAACTTAACATTCCATTGTGAGGTAAAAATACCTCATCTTTATCTGAAAGGTACTTACGTAATAAATGGAAAGTTCTTGAATGTACCCATCAAAGGAGAAGGAATATTTTTCTCCAACATAA CCAACTCCGATGGGACACTAGATATACAAAGTAAATTGGTGACAAAGAAGGGGGAGCATCAcatggaaattgaaaatatggaaacaagGATAAAAGTTGGAGAAATAACCGATTATGGATTGGatggtttatttaatgacAACGAAGTGCTTG ATGAATTCGCGCGAGAACGTTGCACCTCGGTGAGACAAgacagaagaaaaaaaatgcaaCATATTCGAATTAtcgtttgtttcgtttttgtGGCAATTTATCAAGATGTAAATGGATATAAAGTTCGGGATGCCCCACTTTTAACATACAGac ccCCGTGGCTGAAAGCCTGCAGAAGGAGCGACCCTGAAATAAGTTCCTGTGTCAACGAACTCTTCGGGAATATGTTTCCGTATTTAGCCGTTG gtATTCCTGAAATTAAGGTAGACCAATTCGAGCCACTTCCTTTGGACAGAGTGTCAATCAGTAAAGGATCCGGAGCTATAACTCTAGCAGGAAGTCTTTATGACATGATTGTGGTTGGACCGTCCAATTCCACGCCAACCTACAGCGA ttttaatgagGAGAAAAAGTATTGGAACTTCGGACTCAACCTTCCATTATTAGACATAAAATCTCAGTACAACCTAAAAGGAAACATTTTGGTGTTACCCCTGTTGGGCCATGGCGATTGCGAAATTAAACTCTCAGAAATTAAAACGAAAGTTACGACAGACTTTAAATTCGTAACTAAAGAGAACCGGGAAGTTTTAGAATTAATCGACATGACAGTCAAATTTAAAGTGGGTCGTATGAGAGTCAACttccaaaatttgtttaatggaaacaaaattCTTG gacAAACTGTCAACAACTTCATTAACCAAAACGCCGTGGAAATTATAGATGAACTGGAAGAATCCATTGGTGAAAGTTTGGCAAAAATCTTCAAAGATCTAATGAACAACATTTTCACTAAAATTCCCACAGACTTGTGGTTATTGTCTgacaaagaatatgaaaaatatttagaagaacAGAATTCGAATAACAAGACTGAAGCTGTAACAGCTGCAAATAAATGA